A stretch of the Cyprinus carpio isolate SPL01 chromosome B4, ASM1834038v1, whole genome shotgun sequence genome encodes the following:
- the LOC109075618 gene encoding sterile alpha motif domain-containing protein 3-like — translation MMGTPAKLLVILGESNCERLNLPAGIPDSLNDLKREIQTQLRVLEDFRLQFKDPDFNDFVNLSSTSDIQDKATLKVIFLTSSTSIPTSSSEINETSSVSSCDTDLISSPQSSVLSTPESVSSVRSQAWPESFPIPQFSFDAEMQLQKAQLAYQTDGTVLSPNAKLKSDILDALASEIIKFKAYPSSADLDDVASALVRKHPCLKEKGSASGYYGWKISLKYKMANYRTKLRNIGCSELNINSHKRKGSMGSPNQVKKPRKAEVNYCPDYPLGETKDTLGKQRITLLSEVTKKNNEQVIKVLMDQTFALRRHEVVEDLPFIVEFKNRWPALFTEREVSAEFSRITTIPLVSKFMGQLDNFSTQLLNIVKKKRRSSVTEDHKHPVSYGSECHH, via the exons ATGATGGGCACCCCAGCCAAACTTCTAGTGATCTTAGGAGAAAGTAATTGTGAAAGGTTAAATCTCCCAGCTGGTATTCCAGACTCATTGAATGACCTTAAAAGAGAAATCCAGACCCAATTGAGAGTCCTTGAAGATTTTCGACTTCAATTCAAAGATCctgattttaatgattttgtcaACCTCAGTTCAACTTCAGACATACAGGACAAAGCTACACTCAAGGTCATTTTTTTGACTTCATCTACAAGTATCCCTACTTCTTCATCTGAAATAAATGAGACCTCTTCAGTATCATCCTGTGATACAGACCTAATCTCATCCCCACAGTCATCTGTACTGTCAACTCCAGAATCTGTGTCCTCCGTTAGAAGTCAGGCATGGCCTGAAAGTTTTCCAATACCACAGTTTAGTTTTGATGCAGAGATGCAACTGCAAAAAGCACAACTTGCTTATCAAACTGATGGTACTGTCCTGAGCCCCAATGCCAAGCTAAAGTCTGACATTTTGGATGCTTTAGCCTCAGAAATAATAAAGTTCAAGGCATACCCTTCAAGTGCAGATCTTGATGATGTAGCTTCTGCTTTGGTACGCAAGCACCCATGCCTCAAAGAAAAAGGCTCTGCGAGTGGCTACTATGGCTGGAAAATCAGTTTGAAATATAAGATGGCAAATTACAGGACAAAATTGAGAAACATAGGATGTTCTGAGCTAAACATCAACTCCCATAAGCGAAAAGGATCCATGGGAAGCCCAAACCAAGTGAAGAAACCCAGAAAAGCTGAGGTAAATTACTGTCCAGATTACCCACTGGGTGAAACAAAAGATACCCTTGGAAAGCAAAGGATTACCCTACTGTCCGAggtaactaaaaaaaacaatgagcaaGTTATCAAGGTGCTGATGGACCAAACATTTGCACTCCGAAGGCATGAGGTGGTTGAAGATTTGCCTTTCATTGTTGAATTTAAAAACAGATGGCCAGCACTCTTTACTGAGCGAGAG gtaTCTGCAGAATTTAGCCGGATCACAACAATCCCTTTGGTGTCCAAATTTATGGGCCAGCTTGATAATTTCTCAACACAGCTCCTcaacattgtcaaaaaaaaaaggaggagcaGCGTCACAGAAGATCACAAACATCCTGTCAGTTATGGATCAG AATGtcaccattga